From Streptomyces zhihengii, the proteins below share one genomic window:
- the cysS gene encoding cysteine--tRNA ligase, with the protein MTIRLYDTSARQIRDFTPLVPGCVSIYLCGATVQAAPHIGHIRSGLNFDIMRRWFEYRGYDVTFVRNVTDIDDKIIKKADEQNRPWWSIGYENERAFNSGYEALGCLPPTYEPRATGHVPEMIEMMRGLIERGHAYESDGSVYFDVRSFPGYLELSNQDIDDLRQPDEGVSGKRDPRDFAMWKATKPGEPDWETPWGRGRPGWHLECSAMAHKYLGSAFDIHGGGLDLIFPHHENEIAQAKAFGDDFAAYWVHNAWVTMSGEKMSKSLGNSVLVSEMVKNWRPIVLRYYLGTPHYRSMIEYSEEALREAESAFARIEGFVQRVMEKAGGVVAPADEVPPAFAEAMDDDLGVPQALAVVHTTVRQGNSALAADDKEAAVARLAEVRAMLGVLGLDPLDERWGGGSGERGDDLHGVVDTLVQMVLHQREAARGRKDWATADAIRDQLNQSGLVIEDGPDGPRWTLGSR; encoded by the coding sequence GTGACCATTCGCCTGTACGACACCAGCGCCCGGCAGATCCGTGACTTCACCCCTCTCGTGCCGGGTTGCGTCTCGATCTACCTGTGTGGCGCCACCGTGCAGGCGGCCCCGCACATCGGGCACATCAGGTCGGGGCTGAACTTCGACATCATGCGCCGCTGGTTCGAGTACCGCGGCTACGACGTGACCTTCGTGCGGAACGTCACCGATATCGACGACAAGATCATCAAGAAGGCGGACGAGCAGAACCGCCCCTGGTGGTCGATCGGCTACGAGAACGAGCGCGCGTTCAACAGCGGCTACGAGGCGCTCGGCTGCCTCCCGCCGACGTACGAGCCGCGCGCCACCGGCCACGTCCCCGAGATGATCGAGATGATGCGCGGCCTGATCGAGCGCGGCCACGCCTACGAGTCGGACGGCAGCGTCTACTTCGACGTGCGCTCCTTCCCCGGCTACCTGGAGCTCTCCAACCAGGACATCGACGATCTGCGCCAGCCCGACGAGGGCGTCTCCGGCAAGCGCGACCCCCGCGACTTCGCCATGTGGAAGGCGACCAAGCCGGGCGAGCCCGACTGGGAGACGCCCTGGGGGCGCGGCCGGCCCGGCTGGCACCTGGAGTGCTCGGCGATGGCCCACAAGTACCTCGGCTCCGCCTTCGACATCCACGGCGGCGGGCTCGACCTGATCTTCCCGCACCACGAGAACGAGATCGCCCAGGCCAAGGCGTTCGGCGACGACTTCGCCGCGTACTGGGTGCACAACGCCTGGGTCACCATGAGCGGCGAGAAGATGTCGAAGTCGCTCGGCAACTCGGTCCTCGTGAGCGAGATGGTCAAGAACTGGCGCCCCATCGTGCTGCGTTACTACCTCGGCACCCCGCACTACCGCTCGATGATCGAGTACAGCGAGGAGGCCCTGCGCGAGGCGGAGTCCGCGTTCGCGCGGATCGAGGGCTTCGTGCAGCGGGTGATGGAGAAGGCCGGCGGCGTCGTGGCGCCCGCCGACGAGGTGCCGCCGGCGTTCGCCGAGGCGATGGACGACGACCTCGGGGTGCCGCAGGCGCTCGCGGTCGTCCACACCACCGTCCGGCAGGGCAACTCGGCGCTCGCGGCCGACGACAAGGAAGCCGCCGTGGCCCGCCTCGCCGAGGTCCGCGCCATGCTCGGCGTGCTGGGCCTCGACCCGCTCGACGAGCGGTGGGGCGGCGGCTCCGGCGAGCGCGGGGACGACCTCCACGGTGTCGTCGACACCCTGGTGCAGATGGTCCTCCACCAGCGCGAGGCCGCGCGCGGCCGCAAGGACTGGGCGACCGCCGACGCCATCCGGGACCAGCTCAACCAGTCCGGCCTCGTCATCGAGGAC